From a region of the Vidua macroura isolate BioBank_ID:100142 chromosome 3, ASM2450914v1, whole genome shotgun sequence genome:
- the LOC128805613 gene encoding spectrin beta chain, non-erythrocytic 2-like isoform X4, translating to MSGSTARKVQPFTISTRLSLPKCAADFPGDACPGIALASALDSHRGLRRSINERISLYLAHARAGPVAHAGQPRSPSPSEDGGPDEDRLNRSSLARSIKKITLSNWYGDAGTGEAGGPGDHARASGERNHNNNNSRTGKAQFKAETWVRGKLRDLKDGCDLQDWEEVAQTLQRDMKDFENTLIKLNQMGEQLMWRASPSAEAVRRQLLALQDQWQLLKQTAASQSKALGGLRSLQDFNRKAERLEAWIKDKEEKPSLAALLQESPDKIQLTRRILDLKQEEQQFQSLHKELSSLAQKLEKQGKNESRNVSARRKHLNKAWLRLQGTLKEHHEALQLALEVASFLQQADILLGVIHAKQSTICSTGKPGEGEPCQDRDIRDIASQVMMLDVTVSQLLNLQPSLAARVTSKHRDVKESWAQLQQTLRTGKAPARAGSSPGGKAAAPNVEPRGDDSSHGAVGKEAAAKWTRGLVSMVPKDVLEKMAEHRKGEESNPGSPAVGQPPHGGDNKRRREAEAEWGLQQLETQVQDVCQTLSPYKESMGMGIPPCPVASLEAAWMQQEPLAPSSSTRAVLLEEPARGRPPRSPQVEAMLRELGELWEDLQRRHQENGVVLQEIDKALRLVGELDQVERWLQDVAGSLLEPAAMRSPAELRQDLEEMSRLEKQLLLCGLKLQALREEAAGESPTEHEGARKMQRKVEMVEEKLAHVQAALRHRAADLRDSLVLSEFLQDLQEEEARSQQGSAVPGSGRCSSQGCFPLLSAQAEKSPSSEDMSRPLGELQEAVEMLNDAAKERERVMEVAAEMESLERLVAKISPQLEALQCRAKALAQDIALAENSFTTVKSEKDLQGLQGLLSCQQEMEHAVSQTLQGQLEELERAAARLQELCPARQCPISRELQETLWAWAGLRELLRETRLRVQQASQLRHFFKDYLAMISWTEDTRAQIFSESPSSSSIPETPCEELERRIEEKLKEFEALAAAGQQLVSEEHYLSATIKERLEELQSMLGWVLVRWRAQRHQQQDPGSRQEERRELENLSSTSPTGQEQHASRVPPHLESIHSPVKFMPSSLLEPVQRFEPKLPEKTAISPPTSPLSNAPSGVEQSWGEPSSKTPHDAESPKEAATWDPAETSTLLLPPRGPCGLGGTVNLILSIGKKGEKKKAQLLASSERPGEEALPTLPAAKHSGCKTFWKRCQGLLGNTWGSLKRKRKPPHQLVEEVQVEARKTCTAKRPPAVVRRPPASSGGMLAVSHTLPKAGAGCLFNSLQRREQARAEQARLLTLRGIMGDSSLRPTSEECHGPSNTWPQKCGWKKGGSGAAAAGPQLGELLLYVRNPLVQDIDAECGAAPQNPCLPNPKITCPRVSLGSVLSLELPRDTVVLGCHRGAAARQQEAEGQEQRQDQGARPWKPTGTHGVGWQEDGHNPQGPSKRLGVSPKSEQETWCEEVSFNPSYSKQRARCAGKEHWNLQHPSSTSKDLLDLRLSQPSRVSTGDELATRFGQNDSPAATGRARHHRAAWLELGSSPASTPGRAGAIPSPACTQQPASSSQPRGSPASPAAPTQLSVFEWALGSPQPQSPALGTKEVCHPAHRQFEEEEEELQAIWDGANDQQAQSSTGGSCASHRTGSGAGSLPSSSATTGGPLILSSANNVLVAKFTLPTAAQLLHSPSGEKSPRVLHSGSGSPNGLRVSPHMEELVSAAPLDASSAWDQQRHQEEERESSKVLPAKMEFQMMEGTLERKHVLQTGGRKASCRAWGLFHAVLMRQTLCFYQDRRDSLKSSVVALPLNLSGAVCTPDAEYTKKTNCFRLQLQDGSEYLLRAPSQPLMNEWVSKLQQNSGFPEVDYFQAAAQRVEGTGGTGSFSKVSSPGTSHLQGHHQVTTTKSQEIVVLPCASPLLQRPLSSQDGPVDGTVTAAENAQGTGHKEQQWSSRASPGLWDNICPEDDYGLVANKRRSYSFTSATYQKITPLAVPKEPVEAGSSYSVTLYIGEQVSAMPRARCHSFVARTGSPRDTRGEKTTSPPRTKNKSVFKKFFGKKE from the exons ATGTCGGGCAGCACGGCGAGGAAAGTGCAGCCCTTCACCATCAGCACCAGGCTCTCGCTGCCCAAGTGTGCCGCGGACTTTCCCGGAGACGCCTGCCCCGGCATCGCCCTCGCCTCCGCGCTGGACAGCCACCGCGGCCTCCGTCGCAGCATCAACGAGCGCATCTCCCTCTACCTGGCCCACGCCCGGGCCGGTCCCGTCGCCCACGCGGGGCAGCCCCGCAGCCCCAGCCCTAGTGAGGACGGGGGCCCCGACGAGGACCGGCTGAACCGCAGCTCCCTAGCCCGCTCCATTAAGAAGATCACGCTGTCCAACTGGTATGGGGACGCTGGCACGGGAGAGGCAGGGGGACCCGGGGACCATGCCCGCGCCAGCGGCGAGAGgaaccacaacaacaacaacagcaggacagggaaagCTCAATTCAAG GCAGAGACCTGGGTGCGAGGCAAGCTGCGGGACCTGAAGGACGGCTGTGACCTCCAGGACTGGGAGGAGGTGGCTCAGACCTTGCAGCGGGACATGAAGGATTTTGAGAACACACTGATAAAGCTCAATCAG ATGGGTGAGCAGCTGATGTGGAGGGCAAGCCCCAGTGCTGAGGCCGtgaggaggcagctgctggccctgcaggaCCAGTGGCAGCTCCTGAAGCAGACGGCTGCCAGCCAGAGCAAAGCCCTGGGGGGGCTGCGGAGTCTGCAGGACTTTAACAGGAAAGCTGAGCGGCTGGAGGCGTGGATCAAGGACAAG GAGGAGAAGCCCTCTCTGGCAGCCCTCCTGCAGGAAAGCCCGGATAAGATCCAGCTCACTCGCCGCATCCTTGACTTGAAGCAG GAGGAACAGCAGTTCCAGAGTCTGCACAAGGAGCTGAGCAGCCTGGCCCAGAAGCTGGAGAAACAAGGCAAAAATGAGAGCAGAAACGTCTCAGCCCGGCGCAAGCACCTCAACAAAGC GTGGCTTCGGCTGCAGGGGACCCTGAAGGAGCACCACGAGGCTCTGCAGCTGGCCCTGGAGGTGGCCTCCTTCCTCCAGCAAGCAGATATCCTGCTTGGGGTCATCCATGCAAAG CAGAGCACAATCTGCAGTACAGGGAAGCCAGGGGAGGGCGAGCCATGCCAGGATCGGGATATCAGGGACATAGCCAGCCAGGTGATG ATGCTGGATGTGACAGTGTCCCAGCTCCTAAACttgcagcccagcctggcagcccgAGTCACCTCAAAGCACCGAGACGTAAAGGAGAGCTGGGCGCAGCTCCAGCAGACACTGAG GACAGGGAAGGCTCCAGCACGGGCAGGCAGTTCCCCAGGGggcaaagctgcagctccaAATGTTGAGCCTCGAGGAGATGATAGCAGTCATGGGGCTGTGGGTAAGGAAGCAGCAGCCAAATGGACAAGAGGACTCGTCAGCATG GTACCAAAAGATGTGCTGGAGAAAatggcagagcacaggaaaggagaggagagcaaCCCTGGCTCCCCAGCAGTGGGACAACCCCCTCATGGAGGGGACAACAAAAG gaggagagaggcagaggctgagtgggggctgcagcagctggagaccCAAGTGCAGGATGTCTGCCAG ACTCTGTCCCCATACAAGGAGAGTATGGGTATGGGAATCCCCCCATGCCCAGTGGCGAGCCTGGAGGCAGCATGGATGCAGCAAGAGCCCCTGGCCCCCAGCTCCAGTaccagggctgtgctcctg GAGGAACCAGCACGAGGGAGGCCTCCCAGGAGCCCTCAGGTGGAGGCCATGCTGCGGGAACTGGGGGAGTTGTgggaggacctgcagaggaggCATCAGGAGAATGGTGTAGTGCTGCAAGAAATCGATAAG GCACTGAGGCTGGTGGGGGAGCTAGACCAGGTTGAGCGGTGGCTGCAAGACGTGGCTGGGTCGCTCTTGGAACCAGCTGCCATGAGAAGCCCGGCGGAGCTGCGCCAGGACCTGGAAGAAATGAGCCGGCTGgagaagcagctcctgctctgtggcCTCAAGCTGCAGGCACTGCGGGAAGAAGCAGCAGGCGAGTCGCCCACTGAGCACGAGGGGGCAAGGAAGATGCAGAGGAAAGTGGAGATGGTGGAGGAGAA GCTGGCACATGTGCAGGCAGCCCTGCGGCACCGGGCAGCAGATCTGCGGGACTCCCTGGTGCTGTCTGAGTTCCTGCAGGACCTGCAAGAGGAGGAGGCACGGAGCCAGCAGGGATCTGCAGTG CCAGGGAGTGGGCGTTGCAGCTCGCAGGGGTGTTTTCCCCTGCTCTCAGCCCAGGCTGAGAAGTCTCCAAGCAGTGAGGACATGAGCCGCCCCttgggagagctgcaggaggccGTGGAGATGCTGAATGACGCAGCGAAGGAGCGGGAGAGGGTCATGGAGGTGGCAGCGGAGATGGAGAGCCTGGAGCGTCTG GTGGCAAAGATATCCCCACAGCTGGAGGCCCTTCAGTGCAGAGCCAAGGCTCTGGCTCAAGACATTGCCCTAGCAGAGAACAGCTTCACCACGGTGAAGAGTGAGAAGGACCTGCAAGGGCTGCAGGGCTTACTAAGCTGCCAGCAGGAGATGGAG CATGCAGTGTCACAGACCCTGcaagggcagctggaggagctggagagggcagCTGCCCGCTTGCAAGAGCTGTGCCCCGCTCGGCAGTGCCCCATCAgccgggagctgcaggagacTCTGTgggcctgggcagggctgcGAGAGCTGCTGCGAGAGACCCGGCTCCGTGTGCAGCAGGCCAGCCAGCTCCGGCACTTCTTCAAGGATTATTTAGCCATGAT CTCCTGGACTGAGGACACACGGGCTCAGATCTTCTCTGAAAGCCCAAGCAGCTCCAGTATCCCGGAGACTCCATGTGAGGAACTGGAGAGGAGAATTGAAGAGAAACTCAAGGAGTTTGAGGCActagcagcagcagggcagcagctggtgTCTGAGGAGCACTACCTGAGTGCAACA ATAAAGGAGCGCTtggaagagctgcagagcaTGCTGGGCTGGGTGCTGGTGCGGTGGCGAGCACAGAGGCATCAGCAGCAGGATCCGGGGAGcagacaggaggagaggagggaactGGAGAACCTCTCAAGCACATCCCCCACTGGTCAA gagcagcatgCCTCACGTGTTCCACCGCACCTGGAAAGCATCCACAGCCCAGTGAAGTTCATGCCCTCCTCCCTCCTCGAGCCTGTGCAAAGATTTGAGCCAAAACTTCCAGAGAAAACAGCCATCTCCCCACCCACATCACCCCTCTCAAATGCCCCATCAGgagtggagcagagctggggggagcCCAGCAGCAAAACACCCCATGATGCAGAATCCCCCAAGGAGGCTGCCACCTGGGATCCTGCTGAGACCTCcacgctgctgctgccaccacgggGCCCCTGTGGTCTTGGGGGGACGGTCAACCTCATCCTCAGCATTGGCAAGAAGGGCGAGAAGAAGAAGGCACAGCTGCTGGCCAGCAGCGAGCGGCCAGGGGAGGAGGCACTGCCAACG CTCCCTGCCGCTAAACACTCAGGCTGTAAAACCTTTTGGAAGCGTTGCCAGGGGCTTTTGGGAAACACTTGGGGTAGCTTAAAGCGAAAAAGAAAGCCACCTCACCAGCTGGTGGAAGAG GTGCAGGTGGAGGCCAGGAAAACCTGCACCGCAAAGCGGCCGCCCGCTGTTGTCCGCCGCCCTCCAGCATCCAGCGGTGGGATGCTGGCTGTCTCCCACACCCTGCCCAAGGCCGGGGCTGGCTGTCTCTTCAACAGCCTGCAGCGGCGGGAGcaggccagggcagagcaggccCGGCTGCTGACTCTCCGGGGCATCATGGGTGACAGCTCCCTGCGGCCCACGTCTGAGGAATGCCACGGCCCCAGCAACACGTGGCCTCAGAAGTGTGGTTGGAAGAAGGGGGGgtcaggggcagctgctgctggacctCAGCTTGGGGAGCTGCTCCTCTACGTCAGGAACCCGCTGGTGCAGGACATCGATGCAGAGTGTGGGGCGGCCCCTCAGAATCCCTGCCTCCCTAACCCAAAAATCACATGCCCCCGTGTTTCCCTGGGCtctgtgctcagcctggagctgccacGGGATACAGTGGTCCTGGGATGCCACCGAGGGGCTGCGGCAcggcagcaggaggcagaggggcaggagcagaggcaggatcAAGGGGCGAGGCCTTGGAAGCCCACAGGCACACATGGAGTTGGATGGCAGGAAGATGGGCACAATCCCCAGGGGCCCAGCAAGAGGCTGGGAGTGTCCCCCAAGAGTGAGCAAGAAACGTGGTGCGAGGAGGTGAGCTTCAACCCCAGCTACAGCAAACAAAGGGCAcgctgtgctgggaaggagcactggaacctgcagcaccccagcagcaccagtaAAGACCTTCTGGACTTGAGGCTGAGCCAGCCATCCCGTGTCAGTACGGGGGATGAGCTGGCCACCCGCTTTGGCCAGAACGACAGCCCCGCTGCCACTGGCAGGGCCAGGCATCACAGAGCCGCTTGGCTAGAGCTTGGATCGTCCCCTGCCAGcaccccaggcagggctggagccatcCCCAGCCCggcctgcacacagcagccagccagcagcagccagcccagagggTCCCCAGCTTCCCCTGCCGCCCCCACCCAGCTCTCTGTCTTTGAGTGGGCACTGGGGTCtccacagccccagagccctgcactGGGCACTAAGGAAGTTTGCCACCCTGCCCACAGGCAGtttgaggaagaggaggaggagctgcaggccATCTGGGATGGAGCAAACGACCAACAGGCACAGAGCTCAacaggaggcagctgtgccagccaccGTACGGGCAGCGGGGCAGGCAGCTTGCCCAGCTCCAGTGCCACTACTGGTGGGCCCCTCATCCTGTCATCAGCCAACAATGTGCTAGTGGCCAAATTCAcccttcccactgctgcccagctgctccacagcccaTCGGGAGAGAAGAGCCCCAGGGTATTGcacagtggcagtggcagtccCAATGGGCTTAGGGTTTCCCCCCACATGGAGGAGCTGGTGTCTGCAGCCCCCTTGGATGCCTCCAGCGCCTGGGATCAGCAGAGGCAtcaggaagaggagagagagagcagcAAG GTCCTGCCTGCTAAAATGGAGTTTCAGATGATGGAGGGGACGCTGGAAAGGAAGCACGTATTGCAGACAGGAGGGAGAAAG GCCAGCTGCCGGGCCTGGGGCCTCTTTCACGCCGTGCTGATGAGGCAGACACTGTGCTTCTACCAGGACCGCAGGGACAGCCTCAAG AGCTCCGTGGTGGCCCTTCCCCTGAACCTCTCCGGGGCAGTCTGCACCCCAGATGCTGAATACACCAAGAAGACCAACTGCTTCAGGCTTCA gctgcaggaTGGCTCTGAATACCTCCTGAGGGCCCCCAGCCAACCCCTCATGAATGAATGGGTctcaaagctgcagcaaaactcAG GTTTCCCTGAAGTGGATTacttccaggcagcagcacagcgtGTCGAGGGCACTGGTGGTACTGGCAG tttCAGCAAGGTCTCCAGCCCTGGGACCTCCCACCTCCAGGGACATCATCAGGTCACAACCACCAAGAGCCAGGAGATTGTGGTGTTACCCTGCGCAAGCCCACTACTGCAGCGGCCTCTGAGCAGCCAGGATGGCCCAGTCGATGGgactgtgacagcagcag AGAATGCTCAGGGGACTGGGCACAAGGAGCAGCAGTGGTCATCCAGGGCgtcccctgggctgtgggacAACATCTGCCCAGAAGATGACTATGGGCTGGTGGCCAACAAGAGGAGGTCCTACTCCTTCACCTCAG CCACCTACCAGAAGATCACTCCGTTGGCCGTGCCCAAGGAGCCGGTGGAGGCCGGGAGCAGTTACTCCGTCACACTGTACATAGGGGAGCAGGTGTCAGCCATGCCCCGGGCACGCTGTCACTCCTTCGTGGCCCGAACAGGGAGCCCCCGGGACACACGAGGGGAGAAGACCACCAGCCCCCCTCGCACCAAGAACAAATCTGTCTTCAAGAAgttctttgggaaaaaagagTGA